The proteins below are encoded in one region of Apium graveolens cultivar Ventura chromosome 4, ASM990537v1, whole genome shotgun sequence:
- the LOC141720546 gene encoding splicing factor U2af large subunit A-like isoform X3, producing MELCRHFRCFDLVKDRDTGNSKGYDFCVSEVVGDRRGAVFGGYVEASLRPSLKRRYQGTNNTFVFTNTFGLPVIFGPTGNRFVK from the exons ATGGAATTATGCAGACATTTCCGTTGTTTTGACCTTGTTAAGGATCGAGACACCGGAAACTCTAAAGGATATGACTTCTGTGTTTCTGAG GTTGTTGGAGATCGTAGAGGTGCGGTATTTGGTGGTTATGTTGAAGCATCCTTGAGACCATCACTCAAGAGAAGATATCAG GGTACTAACAATACATTTGTTTTCACAAATACATTTGGTCTTCCAGTTATATTTGGTCCCACAG GAAATCGATTTGTAAAATGA
- the LOC141720546 gene encoding uncharacterized protein LOC141720546 isoform X1 yields the protein MELCRHFRCFDLVKDRDTGNSKGYDFCVSEVVGDRRGAVFGGYVEASLRPSLKRRYQGTNNTFVFTNTFGLPVIFGPTGAFVSFLFSLKDMDIIGVNPSVKGDSLGQRCFISVVFLSPELARQLSSRFRLSRFNLTSRDFHLVLKILSSIIALL from the exons ATGGAATTATGCAGACATTTCCGTTGTTTTGACCTTGTTAAGGATCGAGACACCGGAAACTCTAAAGGATATGACTTCTGTGTTTCTGAG GTTGTTGGAGATCGTAGAGGTGCGGTATTTGGTGGTTATGTTGAAGCATCCTTGAGACCATCACTCAAGAGAAGATATCAG GGTACTAACAATACATTTGTTTTCACAAATACATTTGGTCTTCCAGTTATATTTGGTCCCACAG GCGCTTTTGTCAGCTTTCTCTTTTCTTTAAAAGACATGGACATCATAGGAGTTAATCCATCCGTCAAAGGAGATTCTCTAGGGCAGAGATGCTTCATTTCTGTGGTTTTCCTTTCCCCGGAACTTGCAAGGCAACTCTCTTCGCGATTTAGGCTCTCACGTTTCAATTTAACCTCCAGAGATTTCCATTTAGTATTGAAGATTCTATCGAGTATCATTGCATTATTGTGA
- the LOC141720546 gene encoding uncharacterized protein LOC141720546 isoform X2 produces the protein MKFGITRKYRLKALRLCHLHVVGDRRGAVFGGYVEASLRPSLKRRYQGTNNTFVFTNTFGLPVIFGPTGAFVSFLFSLKDMDIIGVNPSVKGDSLGQRCFISVVFLSPELARQLSSRFRLSRFNLTSRDFHLVLKILSSIIALL, from the exons ATGAAGTTTGGAATCACAAGAAAATACCGCTTGAAAGCCCTTCGGTTGTGTCATCTGCAT GTTGTTGGAGATCGTAGAGGTGCGGTATTTGGTGGTTATGTTGAAGCATCCTTGAGACCATCACTCAAGAGAAGATATCAG GGTACTAACAATACATTTGTTTTCACAAATACATTTGGTCTTCCAGTTATATTTGGTCCCACAG GCGCTTTTGTCAGCTTTCTCTTTTCTTTAAAAGACATGGACATCATAGGAGTTAATCCATCCGTCAAAGGAGATTCTCTAGGGCAGAGATGCTTCATTTCTGTGGTTTTCCTTTCCCCGGAACTTGCAAGGCAACTCTCTTCGCGATTTAGGCTCTCACGTTTCAATTTAACCTCCAGAGATTTCCATTTAGTATTGAAGATTCTATCGAGTATCATTGCATTATTGTGA